The Raphanus sativus cultivar WK10039 chromosome 2, ASM80110v3, whole genome shotgun sequence DNA segment TTGATTGTAAATTTAGgctacataatttatttttaatatcaaaaacgGGCTGGTATATATGGAAAATTTTAATATCAAGAAATTGGTTTTGTCATTTGAAGTGTTCGAAAAAAATGTTgtcatttgaatttttttccatCGTTCCATAGCATTTTTCACACAAAGGCTTATTATATCCATTTTTTacaaaatgtatttaattttcttcTACATTTATCTGTTTGATTAGTGTACAAAAATCTTATGCAACTAACGTAGCCGCCGGGCAAATTCTCTAAATTCGAATGCCTACGAAGGTTACAACTTTACATgcataatttagaatttaatgaGAGATTATGTTGAGAAGCGAGGCTCGTGTTCTTATCAACCTTCGAAATAAACCTTCTAGATACTTCTCGAATTCGTCAATGCTCAACTCGACCTCTTCAAGCTTATTTTGTAGACCATCACGAGAACAGCATATTGTTGAATCCAAACTCTCCAGCTCGTTCTTCGTCCCCTCATGatgattcttctttttctttagtACGGAAGTTAACTTGCTCTTAATGTTACTTTGTCGTCCCGACAAGAACTCCAAGAACGACTTCAGCACCGACGCACTAACTGAAACAACTCGTCTCATCGCATCTATAACAGCCGCAAGATGTTCATCTTGTTGGGCCTCACTTACCCCCGGCGATGAACATGTCGACACTCCATCGAATTTCTTTAAAGATCCAAGAAGCTTCTTAGCTTCTTTTCTCATGTTCTTTCTAAATTTGACATAGCCTGAGACAGCGACGTCGAGTTGATCATTTCCTCCTCCGGCTACTTTC contains these protein-coding regions:
- the LOC108841009 gene encoding uncharacterized protein LOC108841009, with product MTVKNQLRSISLPSRSHPSTTEIKEALNKVKAIDTTTGSSESILTALAGLEELYNCTEEFLKMGSTQRVMSTDGSEFMEEMLDGSLRLMDICNISRDLMVETHEHVRDVQSCVRRKKVAGGGNDQLDVAVSGYVKFRKNMRKEAKKLLGSLKKFDGVSTCSSPGVSEAQQDEHLAAVIDAMRRVVSVSASVLKSFLEFLSGRQSNIKSKLTSVLKKKKNHHEGTKNELESLDSTICCSRDGLQNKLEEVELSIDEFEKYLEGLFRRLIRTRASLLNIISH